The following are from one region of the Fusarium verticillioides 7600 chromosome 1, whole genome shotgun sequence genome:
- a CDS encoding tRNA (adenine-N(1)-)-methyltransferase non-catalytic subunit, with protein MDKETVQPNSWVALRLPNETYRVLQVVPNTTISLGKYGSFPTNLIINRPYHFTYEVQDKREGETFARLRVVPAKELNADDLADTSAEATEPAEGDDVVAAADGEELTLVDESGKVLIRSNREIIDDSARQTLKPEEIEELKRKGASAGKELIAKLLLSHTAIDQKTAYSLAKYKLLKTKKYIRRFTVLPLDVPMLAQWLLEDRDASKILEMRQEMMALVGCWADVHYGGVATEDAGASQGGRWLVVDDTGGLLVASLAERMDILHPKLEEENTEDPAAPEVTETNNAPTDEMDQDQPQTTEATDPEQKQEKKRSKRSDFNVPYVNRNTLTLIHGQTQPNLALLRYFNYDAANANPSPPYHPLDTNLMDISWLQLLSPDEDDAYNNKPPEATPEEIATWKTNRRGNYHRKRRRWARIRHVVDTTRAGGFSGLAVASTMDPISIVRSTVPLLAGGAPIAIYSPTIEPLTQLADCFSVARRAAWVSSPPPEVESKTAEELERWEGSEEFPINPTLLLGVTIQTSRARRWQVLPGRTHPFMMGRGGADGFLFTAWRAVPVEGKIEARGRFKRRKLDT; from the exons ATGGACAAGGAGACTGTACAGCCCAATTCGTGGGTAGCCCTACGGCTCCCCAACGAGACATATCGCGTATTACAGGTCGTACCAAATAC GACAATCTCGCTGGGCAAGTATGGCTCATTCCCAacaaatctcatcatcaaccgtcCGTACCACTTCACATATGAGGTCCAAGACAAGCGCGAGGGAGAGACATTCGCGCGCCTGCGCGTCGTGCCCGCTAAGGAGCTCAATGCCGACGACTTGGCCGACACCAGCGCCGAAGCGACAGAACCAGCTGAGGGAGACGATGTCGTTGCAGCTGCAGATGGCGAGGAGCTTACTCTCGTCGACGAGAGCGGAAAGGTTCTTATTCGATCGAATCGcgagatcatcgacgacTCGGCCCGACAGACTCTCAAGCcggaagagatcgaggagctcaagcgCAAGGGCGCATCGGCGGGCAAGGAGCTGATCGCCAAGCTACTACTGTCGCATACGGCAATTGACCAAAAGACGGCGTACTCTCTGGCCAAGtacaagctcctcaagacGAAAAAGTATATTCGACGGTTTACGGTGTTACCTCTTGACGTGCCGATGCTAGCGCAGTGGTTGCTGGAGGACCGCGATGCTTCAAAGATCCTGGAGATGAGgcaggagatgatggcgcTGGTCGGCTGCTGGGCAGATGTCCACTACGGTGGTGTTGCTACTGAGGATGCTGGTGCTTCACAGGGTGGGAGGtggttggtggtggatgATACGGGTGGCTTGCTGGTGGCATCTTTGGCTGAGAGGATGGACATTCTTCAtcccaagcttgaggaggagaacaCGGAAGATCCCGCGGCACCAGAAGTCACAGAGACCAACAATGCTCCTACAGACGAGATGGACCAAGACCAGCCCCAGACAACAGAAGCAACAGACCCCGAACAaaagcaggagaagaagcgatCTAAGCGAAGCGACTTCAACGTCCCCTACGTCAACAGAAACACCCTCACCCTGATCCACGGCCAGACCCAGCCCAACCTCGCCCTTCTACGATACTTCAACTACGACGCCGCAAACGCCAACCCCTCCCCACCCTACCACCCCCTCGACACCAACCTCATGGATATTTCATGGCTGCAGCTCCTGTCACccgatgaagacgacgcATACAACAATAAGCCACCCGAGGCGACACCAGAGGAGATTGCAACATGGAAGACGAATCGCAGAGGGAACTACCAccgcaagagaagaaggtgggCGCGTATTCGTCATGTGGTCGACACAACACGCGCCGGAGGATTCTCCGGTCTCGCAGTCGCAAGCACCATGGATCCCATCTCCATTGTCCGCAGCACAGTACCTTTGCTAGCGGGAGGCGCCCCCATCGCCATTTACTCCCCCACCATCGAGCCCCTGACGCAACTGGCGGATTGCTTTAGTGTGGCCCGTCGAGCCGCGTGGGTATCATCGCCTCCGCCAGAGGTCGAAAGCAAAAcagctgaagagcttgagcGCTGGGAGGGCAGTGAAGAGTTCCCTATTAACCCTACGCTTCTGCTTGGTGTGACTATCCAGACTAGCAGGGCACGACGATGGCAGGTTCTTCCCGGGAGGACACATCCTTTCATGATGGGCCGTGGAGGTGCAGATGGATTCTTGTTCACAGCATGGAGGGCGGTTCCTGTTGAAGGTAAAATTGAGGCGAGGGGAAGGTTCAAGAGGAGAAAGCTAGATACCTGA
- a CDS encoding PiT family inorganic phosphate transporter, protein MAVFAQYDYLFAVGTIFAFLDAWNIGANDVANSWASSVSSRSISYIQAMIGASIMEFTGALGVGGRVADTIRTKIVDVEAFDDSPALLMLGMVCAVVASASYLTFATRFGFPVSTTHSILGGVLGMGVGALGGSGITWVGYKEDGSLDIQQGVVQVFLAWIIAPMLSGIFGAAIFLFTKYCVLLRKSPAIKGLILVPFYFWATASLIVMLLIWKGGSYEVNLTEEQIPGVIVAAGAAWGLLMAIFLVPWLYRIVIKEDWQLKAYHIFLGPLLLRRGPVPPTPDNFQGVVRNFYEGHLTREELEERRTQRAAALGEDLEAAGNDKKVATEQAAEEPAANPHQHKSMVGPKPDAPWYTGAFMWWAFKFAILHGVDKDIVSSQSEKSVVAGDVEEIHARAEHFDNRTEFLYTFLQVMTAASASFVHGANDVANAVGPYASIYQIWQSGTVPGSKAQVPIWILAFGGAGIVIGLWTYGYNIMRNLGNRVTLMSPARGFSMELGSVITVILATRLKLPVSTTQCITGAIVGVGLCNGDWRSINWRMVGWIYLGWFITVPTAGLISGCLMAFITYAPNWN, encoded by the exons ATGGCAGTCTTCGCTCAGTACGACTACCTCTTCGCGGTAGGCACTATCTTTGCCTTCCTCGATGCCTGGAACATCGGCGCCAACGATGTCGCCAACTCGTGGGCTTCATCAGTGTCTTCCCGATCTATTAGCTACATCCAGGCTATGATCGGTGCTAGCATCATGGAGTTCACTGgtgctcttggtgttggtggccGTGTGGCTGATACCATCCGAACAAAGattgttgatgtcgaggcCTTTGACGATAGCCCTGCTCTTCTTATGCTGGGTATGGTCTGCGCTGTTGTTGCTTCTGCTAGTTACCTTACTTTCGCTACCCGTTTTGGTTTCCCTGTGTCTACTACCCATTCTAtccttggtggtgttttgggTATGGGTGTTGGTGCCCTTGGTGGCTCTGGTATCACCTGGGTTGGCTACAAGGAGGACGGCTCCCTTGATATTCAGCAAGGCGTTGTTCAG GTCTTCCTCGCTTGGATCATCGCCCCTATGCTTTCCGGTATCTTCGGTGCCGCCATTTTCCTCTTCACAAAATACTGCGTCCTCCTCCGCAAGAGCCCCGCTATCAAGGGTCTTATCCTCGTCCCCTTCTACTTCTGGGCCACTGCCTCACTCATCGTCATGCTTCTCATCTGGAAGGGTGGCTCTTATGAGGTCAACCTCACTGAAGAGCAAATCCCTGGTGTGATCGTCGCCGCTGGTGCTGCATGGGGTCTTCTCATGGCCATCTTCCTTGTCCCCTGGTTGTACCGTATCGTCATCAAGGAGGATTGGCAGCTCAAGGCTTACCACATCTTCCTTggccctctcctcctccgccgtgGTCCTGTCCCTCCCACTCCCGACAACTTCCAGGGCGTTGTCCGCAACTTCTACGAAGGTCATCTTACCCgcgaggagcttgaggagcgcCGCACTCAACGTGCTGCTGCCCTTggtgaagatctcgaggccGCTGGCAATGACAAGAAGGTTGCCACTGAGCAAGCTGCCGAGGAACCTGCCGCCAACCCTCACCAGCACAAGTCCATGGTTGGACCCAAGCCTGATGCCCCTTGGTATACTGGTGCTTTCATGTGGTGGGCTTTCAAGTTTGCCATTCTCCACGGTGTCGATAAGGATATTGTCAGCTCCCAGAGCGAGAAGTCTGTTGTTGccggcgatgttgaagagattCACGCCCGTGCTGAACATTTCGACAACCGCACCGAATTCCTCTACACTTTCCTCCAAGTCATGActgctgcctctgcctctttcGTCCACGGCGCCAACGACGTTGCCAACGCCGTCGGCCCTTATGCATCTATCTACCAGATCTGGCAGTCCGGCACAGTCCCTGGAAGCAAGGCTCAAGTTCCCATCTGGATCCTTGCTTTCGGTGGTGCTGGTATTGTAATTGGTCTCTGGACATATGGTTACAACATCATGCGAAACTTGGGTAACCGGGTGACTCTCATGTCTCCTGCTCGTGGCTTCTCCATGGAACTCGGCTCTGTCATCACTGTCATCCTGGCCACCCGTCTTA AGCTGCCTGTGTCTACTACTCAATGCATCACTGGTGCCATTGTCGGAGTCGGTCTCTGCAATGGAGATTGGCGTTCTATCAACTGGCGCATGGTTGGATGGATCTATCTTGGATGGTTCATCACTGTTCCTACAGCTGGTCTGATCTCAGGttgcttgatggccttcaTCACATACGCTCCTAACTGGAACTAG
- a CDS encoding MFS transporter, FHS family, L-fucose permease, translated as MGAKKFFKERSLKVSDKKVTKAAELTLRESIWPIALVTVLFFLWGFSYGLLDTLNKHFQKVLHIDRARSAGLQAAYFGAYPLASLGHAAWILRHYSYKAVFIWGLCLYAIGALIAIPCIKAKSFAGFCMSIFIIGNGLGSLETAANPFITVCGPPRYSEIRINISQAFNGIGTVIAPVLGSYVFFNNLDDNAALANVQWVYLSIAVFVLILACLFYVSKIPEITDADMALQAQETHSEADDKPFYKQYKLFHASFAQFCYTGAQVAIASFFINYATEMRKGTSDSMGAKLFAGAQAAFTVGRFFGTFLMKFCKPRKVFFVFLTMCIVFIGPPIVHHGTAGVSFLYIVLFFESICFPTIVALGMRGLGRHTKRGSGFIIAGVIGGACVPPLTGAVADMHDVGISMVVPMMFFVAAWSYPIAVNFVPSYKKVVDVFYEAEIGLGERTLDEEKIQGTQHEEKDMTARA; from the exons ATGGGCGCCAAaaagttcttcaaggagagATCGCTCAAGGTCTCGGATAAAAAAGTCACCAAGGCAGCGGAACTCACCCTGCGCGAATCCATCTGGCCTATTGCGCTTGTTActgttcttttcttcctctgggGTTTCAGTTATGGACTCCTTGATACGCTGAACAAGCACTTTCAAAAGGTGCTGCACATCGATCGTGCGCGCTCGGCAGGTCTTCAGGCTGCGTACTTTGG TGCTTATCCTCTTGCGTCGCTGGGACACGCTGCGTGGATCCTCCGTCATTATTCGTACAAGGCTGTCTTCATCTGGGGTCTTTGCTTGTATGCTATTGGCGCGTTGATTGCTATTCCGTGTATCAAGGCAAAGTCGTTTGCTGGGTTTTGCATGTCCATCTTTATCATTGGAAACGGACTTGGTTCTCTTGAGACTGCTGCCAACCCATTCATCACTG TTTGTGGTCCTCCTCGATACTCGGAAATTCGCATCAACATCTCCCAAGCCTTCAACGGTATCGGCACCGTCATTGCTCCCGTTCTCGGCTCatatgtcttcttcaacaatctcGATGACAACGCAGCGCTCGCCAATGTGCAATGGGTATACCTCTCCATCGCCGTCTTCGTCTTGATTCTGGCGTGTCTCTTCTACGTCTCCAAGATTCCAGAAATCACCGACGCCG ATATGGCCTTGCAAGCTCAAGAGACACACTCGGAAGCCGATGACAAGCCCTTCTATAAACAGTATAAGCTCTTCCATGCTTCGTTTGCTCAATTCTGTTATACCGGCGCGCAAGTTGCCATCGcaagtttcttcatcaactacGCGACCGAGATGCGCAAAGGAACGTCAGACTCAATGGGAGCAAAGCTCTTCGCTGGCGCACAAGCAGCCTTTACCGTCGGCCGTTTCTTCGGAACGTTTCTTATGAAGTTCTGCAAACCGCGGAAGGTCTTCTTCGTGTTCTTGACAATGTGCATCGTCTTTATCGGACCGCCTATCGTCCACCACGGAACCGCTGGTGTATCATTCCTCTACATCGTTCTCTTTTTCGAGTCTATCTGCTTCCCTACCATTGTTGCTTTGGGTATGAGAGGTCTTGGTCGCCATACTAAGCGAGGAAGTGGTTTCATCATTGCTGGTGTCATTGGCGGTGCCTGTGTGCCTCCCCTGACAGGAGCTGTTGCAGATATGCATGACGTTGGTATCTCGATGGTTGTACCCATGATGTTCTTCGTCGCAGCCTGGTCATACCCCATTGCTGTCAACTTTGTGCCCTCGTACAAGAAGGTCGTTGACGTTTTCTACGAGGCGGAAATTGGTCTTGGAGAGCGAACccttgatgaggagaagattcAGGGTACACAGCacgaggagaaggacatgacTGCACGTGCTTAA